Below is a window of Staphylococcus succinus DNA.
TAACTTTTAAATCTTTGATAACAGTGACCGCATCTCCATCATTGAGTTCTTGACCATTAACATCTTTAATAATCTCTTCTTCTGTATTACTTTCATCTGCATTTGATGACCATTCATGGTTGCACATTGGGCAAACATATAAGTTGCCATCTTCGTATGTATATTCTGATTCACATTTTGGGCAATTTGGTAAAGTTGCTTCCATATTTATACCTCCTATAATATAACTTTTCCTACATAACATAACACAATTCATGAATAAAGGTATGATTTAATTCTAAAAAATATGTGAACTTTATATGTTATGACGACGTCGCTTATTACCTGAGTCTATACAACTTTTTAATATAGTTATTGCTTACTACTTTGATTTAAAATATATTATCAAAGTTCTTTTATTCATAAGCAATATCATCAACTCATATGTCAACCGGTTGACATAAAAAGAAAAGTACTCTACAATTCTAAGAAAGCGTTTTCAATACATGTGTTGCGAAAGGAGAAAAGCATTTGAATATTACTAAACATTTACAACCTTTTAAAAATGTCTCTTATGTACAAAGTTCTTTAACTATGTTTTTATACTTTGCTTCTTGGTCCATATGGTGGTCTCTTTTTCAAATTTGGCTTGCTTCAAAAAGTAATGGATTAGGTTTGTCCGGTACTGAAATTGGAACCATTTATTCTGTAAATTCCTTTGTAACGATTATTTTTCTTTTTAGTTATGGTTTAATTCAAGACAAGTTGGTTATTAAAAGAACACTTATCATCTCTTGTGCTTCAATTTCTGTTTTAGTTGGACCTTTTTTCACTTTAGTATACAAAGATTTAATTCAAAATCATTTTTTTGTTGGTGTCATTGCAGGTTCAATTTTTTTATCAGCAGGTTTTCTTTCTGCTTCTGGTGTCTATGAAACAGTTGCTGAAAAATTAAGTCGTTTCTTTAATTTTAAATATGGACAAGCCAGAGCATGGGGTTCTATTGGATTTGCATTATCCGCTTTGATTGCGGGTCACTTATTTGTGATCAATCCAGATTTTAATTTCTGGCTTGGTTCGCTATTAAGTCTATTTCTTTTATTAAATCTCATTTTATTAAAGTCTAAAAATGAAAAGAAAATGATAAAAACCTTACGTAATCATCCGGATGATGAATCTATACCCACTGCCAAAGACATGATTGAAACGCTTAAAATGAAGCATTTATGGGTCGTAATGTTATTTATCATGTTTACGGGCACCTTCTATGGTATTTACGATGGGCAAATGTTTCCTGATTTTTATACCAAATTATTTGATAATCCAAAGACAGGCCAAACGATGTATGGAAATTTAAACTCATTGCAGGTATTTTGCGAGGCCATCATGATGGGTATTGTTCCTATTATTATGATGAAAATTGGGGTGAAGCCCACGTTAATGTTAGGCGTATCTGTTATGTTTTTACGCATTGGGTTAAGTGCTTCTACCGACAGTCCCATTTTAATGTCTTTAATTAAAATGATGCATGCTTTAGAAGTCCCCTTATTCATGTTACCAACCTTTAGATATCTGACTCTGCACTTTGATCCTAAATTATCTGCAACACTTTATCTTGTCGGCTTACAAATATCAGGTCAAATTGGTTCTGTTTTACTTTCAACACCATTAGGCATACTCCGAGATAACATAGGATACAATTATACATTTATTCTCATTTCAATCATTGTCATGATAGCAGCCGTATTCGGTTTTATTTTATTGAAAAATGATGATGAAATGGTAGATGGTGATCCTTTCCTTAAAAATGCACAACTAACAAATTAAAATTAATTATAGAAAGTAGGCATATATTTTATGAATCCAGTTCAGTTAAAATCACACAAATATCGTTTAGGCTATCACGTTATGGCACCTTCAGGATGGATAAATGATCCAAATGGCTTTTGTTACTTCAAGGGATATTATCATATCTTTTATCAATATTACCCTTATAGTGAAAAAGGCGGTAGCCCCATGCATTGGGGACATGCTCGCAGTAAAGATTTAGTGCATTGGGAAACCCTCCCTATTGCATTAACGCCAGGAGATCCCGAAGATACGGATGGTTGTTTCTCAGGGAGCGCAATTGTCAAAGATGATACACTTTACCTTATCTACACTGGTCATCATTTTAATGATAGTAATCAGCCTGAAGATTTCTGGGAAAATCAAAATATGGCGTATAGCCAAGATGGCATACATTTTACTAAGTATGAGCACAATCCAATCATTGCCACACCACCAGCAGATAATACTCAGCATTTCAGAGACCCTAAAGTGTGGCAATACGAAGATGGATTTTACATGATTTTAGGTAGCCAAGGTCATGACGGTTTAGGACGTGCCCTATTATATAAATCTTCTGATCTCAAAAAATGGGAATATCAAGGGGCTATTGATAAATCTAAACAAGTCTCTAAAGAAGGCTTCATGTGGGAATGTCCAGACCTTTTCGAATTAAAGCACAAGCATATTTTGCTCTTTTCTCCACAAGGTATTGAAGCTGAACATAAAAAATTTCTCAACTTATTCCAAACAGGTTATTTTATAGGCCATTTAGATTATACGCAATCCACTTTCAATAGAGATAGCTCATTTATAGAATTAGATAATGGTCATGATTTTTATGCGGCACAAACTACCTTAACACCAGATGGTAGAACTGTTGTTATCGGTTGGATGGACATGTGGGAAAATGAAATAATCGAACAAGAAGATGGATGGGCAGGTGCTTTAACTTTACCTAGAACGCTCAATTTAAAAAATAACAAAGTATTTATGAACCCTGTGGAAGAAGTTAAAAACCTTCGTACAGGAGAATGTCGCTCACTATCATTAGATAATCGCCAAGTATTGTTATCTAATGATAGTGCACATGTTGAAGTAAATCTATCCTTGAAAACAAATAAATTCGAAAACGATACTATTAAATTGACACTAAACACTCAACAAGATGATACTATAATGTCACTCACTTACAATACACAAAGTCATTCATTTACGTTATTCCGCAAAGACCATGATGATTGTCGTTATGCTGATATTGCAGCATCTCATGAAGTGAATTTACGTATTTTTATAGATAAGAGTTCCGTAGAAATTTTTATTAATGATGGTGAAAAATGCTTTACAGAACGTTATTATTACCCGCATACGCCAATATTAAGTATTGAAAATACATCAAATCGTTCTTTATCAGGTCAAGCTCTCGTTTATAACCTTAAGGATGAAGCTATACAATTCTAGTTCAAAGGTCTGCATATGAATCATATGTGGGCCTTTGTTTCCTTTCACTTTCTCAATATATTTATTAAACTAGAGATAATTAAGAATTATTGAGGAGGTTTATATGAAACCTAAATTAGAAGATGTTGCTAAATTAGCCAATGTATCCAAGACTACGGTGTCGAGGGTTTTAAATAATCGTGGTTATCTCAGCCAAGCTACAATTGATAAAGTAAATTCGGCTATGAAGACTTTGAACTATAAACCCAATACGGTGGCACGACAGTTATATAAAAAACAAACACACATTATCGGCTTACTCTTTCCCACTGTAGCAAATCCCTTTTTCGGTGAACTCGTCGAAGCATTAGAAATAAAGTTATATAACCAAGGCTATAAAGTTATTATTGGTAACTCTATGAATGATCCAGAAAAAGAAATGCATTACCTAGATCAATTATTATCGAATCAGATTGATGGCTTAATTGTTGGAACCCATAACCAAAATATTAAACAATACGAAAACGCTCAATTACCTATTGTCGCTATAGATCGTATTATGAATGAGGATATTCCAATTATCGAATCTGATAATTATAATGGCGGTAAAATGGCTACAGAAAGATTAATTCAGCAAGGATTAACAAAAATATTGCATTTACATGGCCCAACCGATTTAGAAACACCAGCAAACAGAAGAAAATCAGCCTATGTAGATACAATGAACGCTCATCACTTAGAACCGATGTGTTATGAAGTAGATTTTAGTTTGAATGATATTAATAAAAAAGAAACTTTTCGTCGAATTCTTAAAGAATATACTGAAATTGAAGGCATTTTTGTATCCAATGACATCGACGCTGCAATGATATTGCAACTCGCCTATGAATTCGGAAAAAAGGTGCCTGATAACTTCAAAATTATTGGCTATGATGGTACACAAATGATGAGAAACATTCAACCTGACTTAACAACAATCATTCAACCTATTGATGATATGGCTACAACAGCATTATCAGTTTTAACAAAACGCCTAATGAATGATCCTACGAAAAATGAATATGTGTTACCTGTTAAACTGTGGGAAGGTACAACAGGTTAATATATTTCCAATCTAAAGAATCTCGAGAACTCTTGCTGTAGTTGTCGGGATTCTTTTTATTTTATAATCATACCGAATATATATAATGATAGTGCTAATTCAAAAAAGGCCTTCAATACGTCCTCATTACAGTATTTGACAATAAAATTTTACGTTCATCAAATTTTGCGCACCGAGACATTCTACCACTTTTGGTTAGCAAAGCAAACTATTTTTGCTTATGAAGGAAAATACAGTTTTTTGTCTTGAAAAATTATATAAAAGGAATAAGATATTTAAGTATGGCAAGATTTTAAAAGCTTTTAAAATTCTTAAATATCTAATTTAAAACAATTTAAAATAGTAAAGGATTTTAAAGATGCAAGCGTGGAGGATGAAAAAAAGTGCTTAAAGAAACAGATTTTAAAGGCAATGGAAGACTTCTTACAGGTATCGTTCTTGGTGTTATAACTTTCTGGTTATTCTCAAGCTCACTCGTCAATATCGTTCCAACATTAAAAGAAGAATTTGGCGCAAATGCCGGAATCATTAACGCCGCAGTCAGTATTACAGCGTTATTCTCTGGTATGTTTGTTGTAGGTGCAGGTAGTTTAGCTGATAAGTTTGGTTACGTAAAAATGACTTATATTGGATTAGCATTAAATATTCTAGGGTCATTATTAATTATTATTTCATCTGCTGTCCCTTTATTCATAACAGGTCGCATTATACAAGGGTTTTCAGCAGCAATAGTTATGCCAGCGACACTCTCATTGGTCAAAGCTTATTATAATGGCAGACATCGCCAAGCAGCTTTAAGTTATTGGTCTATTGGATCA
It encodes the following:
- a CDS encoding glycoside hydrolase family 32 protein is translated as MNPVQLKSHKYRLGYHVMAPSGWINDPNGFCYFKGYYHIFYQYYPYSEKGGSPMHWGHARSKDLVHWETLPIALTPGDPEDTDGCFSGSAIVKDDTLYLIYTGHHFNDSNQPEDFWENQNMAYSQDGIHFTKYEHNPIIATPPADNTQHFRDPKVWQYEDGFYMILGSQGHDGLGRALLYKSSDLKKWEYQGAIDKSKQVSKEGFMWECPDLFELKHKHILLFSPQGIEAEHKKFLNLFQTGYFIGHLDYTQSTFNRDSSFIELDNGHDFYAAQTTLTPDGRTVVIGWMDMWENEIIEQEDGWAGALTLPRTLNLKNNKVFMNPVEEVKNLRTGECRSLSLDNRQVLLSNDSAHVEVNLSLKTNKFENDTIKLTLNTQQDDTIMSLTYNTQSHSFTLFRKDHDDCRYADIAASHEVNLRIFIDKSSVEIFINDGEKCFTERYYYPHTPILSIENTSNRSLSGQALVYNLKDEAIQF
- a CDS encoding LacI family DNA-binding transcriptional regulator, with the protein product MKPKLEDVAKLANVSKTTVSRVLNNRGYLSQATIDKVNSAMKTLNYKPNTVARQLYKKQTHIIGLLFPTVANPFFGELVEALEIKLYNQGYKVIIGNSMNDPEKEMHYLDQLLSNQIDGLIVGTHNQNIKQYENAQLPIVAIDRIMNEDIPIIESDNYNGGKMATERLIQQGLTKILHLHGPTDLETPANRRKSAYVDTMNAHHLEPMCYEVDFSLNDINKKETFRRILKEYTEIEGIFVSNDIDAAMILQLAYEFGKKVPDNFKIIGYDGTQMMRNIQPDLTTIIQPIDDMATTALSVLTKRLMNDPTKNEYVLPVKLWEGTTG
- a CDS encoding oligosaccharide MFS transporter, producing the protein MNITKHLQPFKNVSYVQSSLTMFLYFASWSIWWSLFQIWLASKSNGLGLSGTEIGTIYSVNSFVTIIFLFSYGLIQDKLVIKRTLIISCASISVLVGPFFTLVYKDLIQNHFFVGVIAGSIFLSAGFLSASGVYETVAEKLSRFFNFKYGQARAWGSIGFALSALIAGHLFVINPDFNFWLGSLLSLFLLLNLILLKSKNEKKMIKTLRNHPDDESIPTAKDMIETLKMKHLWVVMLFIMFTGTFYGIYDGQMFPDFYTKLFDNPKTGQTMYGNLNSLQVFCEAIMMGIVPIIMMKIGVKPTLMLGVSVMFLRIGLSASTDSPILMSLIKMMHALEVPLFMLPTFRYLTLHFDPKLSATLYLVGLQISGQIGSVLLSTPLGILRDNIGYNYTFILISIIVMIAAVFGFILLKNDDEMVDGDPFLKNAQLTN
- a CDS encoding zinc ribbon domain-containing protein YjdM, with translation MEATLPNCPKCESEYTYEDGNLYVCPMCNHEWSSNADESNTEEEIIKDVNGQELNDGDAVTVIKDLKVKGTSSVIKQGTKVKSIRLVEPEDGHDIDCKIAGIGQVGLKSSLVKKSSK